The genomic interval TCAATGGCATGGTGAGCCTAGCTGCTTTCTTCCCGTTCAAGTCGGCCCAGGCTGCTCTAGATAATATTAATGCCATATCAGAGGGTGAGTTGGTTGCTTTATTTCATTTACTCAATTGTAATCCAAGCTCAGATGTAATGATGTTAAATAAAATCTGTCAATCCACTGAATGACTGTGCTGACACCAATCATCAAACCTGAACTTCTGGGCCTGGTTAATTAATTATACCAGATGGCATTAGCCAATGTGTATGTTAACACACCCACAACTAATAATACTCTTATTtgtagtctattataataaaaaaaaaaatgtaattgtttcAGGTGTGGTCCATGCTGACCTAAAGCTATTCCTAGAGACTAACCTGCCAATAGGGGGTAAGAAGAAGGCAATGCTGGGGGTAGGCGATGCCAAGATAGGTGGAGCTCTGCAAGAGGAGCTGGGCTTGGCCATCCAGACTGGAGGAGTGGTGGCAGAGATATTGAGAGGTGAGGACTCAACTTGGCTACAGTACAAGTTATTGTGTGATCTTTTAGGTTGACCAGTGTGCAGCTGGGGATGCCTGGCCTGTAGTGATGTCAAGATAATCAATCCCTGACCCTCGTGACGGTTTATACTGAAAATCTGAACGGCCGCCAATGACTCAGGTTGTGAAAATACCACCCTTGTGCATACTCACTGTCACTTACTGTTCTCCCCTGAAGGTGTGCGTCTTCACTTCCACTCCCTGGTGAAGGGGCTGACTGCCCAGGCTGCCTCCAAGGCCCAGCTTGGGCTGGGCCACAGTTACTCCAGGGCCAAGGTCAAGTTCAATGTCAACAGGTCCGACAACATGATCATCCAGTCCATTGCCCTTCTGGACCAGCTGGACAAGGACATCAACACCTTCTCCATGCGTGTGCGGTAGGTACAGCTGCTTTGATTACCAAGTCTCCCTCAAAGGAGATGTGGTACATAGTAGTAGACCCAACAACCATCCACTTACATTCTTGCTAACGGGACCAAATGATGTTTATACCAAATCTGTCAATCCCCTGAACTCTTCATGTTGAGTCTTCCATCGGTGCTGACGGTCCCTCAGTATAAATGTCAATTATGCCTTCAACCTGGTGGTTTTGACTGTCCAAAAATTCCCAACTTCTGCTCCCTCGTTCCCCTTCTGGTTTATAGTGAGTGGTATGGCTACCATTTCCCGGAGCTGATCAAGATAGTGACGGACAACTCTACATACTGCAAGATGGCCCAGCTGATTGGCAACCGAAAGGAGCTGAGCGAGGAAAGTCTGGAGAGCATGGAAGAGGTGGTGATGGACAGTGCCAAGGCCCAGTCCATCCTGGAGGCCTCACGTAGCTCCATGGGTCAGTAGCCATGTCCCACACTGTCTGTTATACGCAGGTATTAAAAACAGCCCCTTTTTTGCCCATCTAGGACCTTTAGGTGTCCTATATGACCAACACAGAGGGGTAGAGTATTATAGTTCTCTCATAAACCTGCAGTGAAGGCTCAAATCCTTCCTGCGGATCCTGTCGGGAGATACAAAATGTATATTTCAAACTTCCCTGTGGAGGTGTTTGTACAATGAACGCCTGTGTCCCTGGTATCAAcgttgccgctctgccttttcccTTCCCGTGGCTTTTTGTAGGCATGGACATCTCTCCCATTGACCTGATCAACATTGAGAGGTTCTCTAACCGCGTGGTCTCACTGGCTGCCTACAGGCTGGAGCTCCAGGAGTATCTCCACTCCAAGATGGGCCAGGTGGCCCCCAACTTGGCTGCACTCATAGGAGATGTGGTATGTAGTGACCTTACAACTGTCCACTTGACACTAACGGGACCAAATGATGTTTATACCAAATCTGTCAATCCCCTGAACTCTTCATGTTGAGTCTTCCATCGGTGCTGATTGTCCCTGACACCTCTGCCACCAGTGACATGTTCACCGGCCAACCTCTGACATGTCGTCTCTTCCCCTCACCCTCTAGGTGGGAGCACGCCTGATCTCCCACGCCGGCAGCTTAACCAACCTGGCCAAGTACCCAGCTTCAACTGTGCAGATCCTGGGTGCTGAGAAGGCCCTGTTCAGGTACTGGGGCACCCCCTCCCTGCTGGGGAAACTGGCGGCTGCTGTGATGGCAGGGCTGGGGCGGAGCAGAGATGAGTGACCGGGGGTGACCCCCTCGGAGTGATCTCTCTCCGTTACGCACCCCCACAGTCTGAGCAGCCGCCCAGGGCACTAAGAGGTAGATTACTTGGCACTTTGTTCTAGTCTTGGGCCATGATAAAGAGGTTATGGCTGCATGGCTGTACTTTCATTGTTAAAATTAGG from Salvelinus alpinus chromosome 2, SLU_Salpinus.1, whole genome shotgun sequence carries:
- the LOC139543151 gene encoding nucleolar protein 56-like, which produces MVLLHALFEHAAGYALFVVKEVEEIGMLLPQVEDCVLNIGKFNGMVSLAAFFPFKSAQAALDNINAISEGVVHADLKLFLETNLPIGGKKKAMLGVGDAKIGGALQEELGLAIQTGGVVAEILRGVRLHFHSLVKGLTAQAASKAQLGLGHSYSRAKVKFNVNRSDNMIIQSIALLDQLDKDINTFSMRVREWYGYHFPELIKIVTDNSTYCKMAQLIGNRKELSEESLESMEEVVMDSAKAQSILEASRSSMGMDISPIDLINIERFSNRVVSLAAYRLELQEYLHSKMGQVAPNLAALIGDVVGARLISHAGSLTNLAKYPASTVQILGAEKALFRALKTRGNTPKYGLIFHSTFIGRAAAKNKGRISRYLANKCTIASRIDAFSDVPTCVFGDKLRDQVEERLSFYETGEAPRKNLDVMKEAVIQAGEVAAEIKIKLAKKEKKRRKREKKLAALSTGDGEEGDANGEAEATENGEEKKKKQAAEEEAPAAENGETLAKKKKKRKSEAMEVEPVAEEAPETPQTEKKKKRKKKD